Part of the Triticum urartu cultivar G1812 chromosome 2, Tu2.1, whole genome shotgun sequence genome, AGGCCCTCCCATGGGCGCTCGTCGTGCGTGCGCATGGAGTCGTCCATGACACGCGCCATGAGAGGAGCCTCCTCCTCCGCTGTCAtgcgaggaggtggaggtggtgacGGAGACGGGGAAGACGACGGTGTGGGCGTGAAGCCGCGCACCTCCCGACATGGCCGTCGCGGTCCCGGCACCGTGCTGGCGAAGTAGGACGCGCGGCGCATGTCGTGCTCGTCCTGGAGCCACGTGTCCCAGAGCACGGAGTCGGGGGCGTACCTCTCGTCATAGTAGAGGTCGTCGGGGAGGAGGTAGCGATGGCGCTCGATCTCATCGCGCCGCGCACGGCCGCTCATCGGCACCGGCGGGATCGGGACCCGGTCCGCGAAGAGGTGCCAATTGTTAAGAGGTGCATGTCGCTCCACGAGACCGACGCCCTCGTCTCCCAGTACCGCCAGCACACGTCCACGGCCAGGTACCGCCGGTCGCGCTCGCCGGCGGTCCTAGGGGCGATGGTGAAGGGGGCAGGCGCGGGGGCTCGACTGGAGGTGTGCGGCGGTGATGCGGGCTCCTTCTTCTTAACGAAGCCGCGGCAGCGCCCCGAGGAGGAGCCGGCCTCGCGGTCGTGCTTCCCCTTGCAGCCGTAGTTCCATAGCCTCATGGCTGCGGCCGGCCGGCGAGTTCGAGGACGGGGAGCAGCTAGGGTTTTGGGAGTGCGGGTTTCGAGGGGGCAGAGAGGGGCCGGAGTGAGAAGTGTGGACGACGACCGGTCCACGGTTTTCTATTTAAGAAGGACGGCGACCGTTCGCTGGGCGGATGACATGTGGGGCCATCCGCACGTGCGCATTAATGTTGGCGGGTGAGAGATATGTTGCCGTCTGCCACGCGGCCTCGACATGGACAAGGCGCGCGTCCGTTCACTGTCCGTCACGATCCAAACCCCGCGCATGCTTACGCTCGAAATGAGTTGGTTCGAAACAAAACGGATCAGATGGGTTCAAACCGTCGCGTGTTGGGCCGTCTGATTTGTTCCTTTCATACCAAACAAACGAGACCGGACGGGATGAGATCGCACGATGGGGTTGGCCTAACCCCCACACGAACAACTAAAAAAAAGCATGACAGCGTCAACGTCGTATCACAAACCACTCGATCTCCACGCAAATTTCGCGGAAACGAAAAGTTGGTACGGACTAATACGCGCGCAGCCGGCCACTCGACGTACGACAGGTGTCTCGGCATGTACTGTACGTACAGCAGCGTACGGTTCTCGATCCGTATCGCGCGCGTATGACGCAACGGGGCGGCTCTATCGCCCGTGACCAGCAAAAGGCGAGGCGATCGCCGCACCTGACACTATGCCCGAGCAGGGGAGCGGATCGGGCTCGGTCGAGTCGGCATTCATTTCGCGGCTCGTGGAAGTGGTTGGAGCCGCCGAAAAGACCCGGCACGCCCGGGGGCCGCCCGACACCGCTGTCCGTCCATCGCCCAATACATGCTCAAACTGTAGCGCCAGCCCTGTAGTGCCAGCGCCATGCTTCCATTCTTTtttccctttcttcttcttcttcttcttcttcttcttcttcttcttcttcttcttcttcttcttcttcttgtagCAAACGTATTTGTTCCATACGGGCGGTGCATCAGAGCATCTATAACCGGATATGGCAAATTCGGCACCTCAAACTCCCACGGACGCAACCGAGCACGTCCGTCTCAtatttagtgctatgcatttaaTATTTCATCCCTTAGATTCATACAAACCGTGCAAAAGATTTtctacatagtacatacacaatACTAGCCTAAACTAAGTTTTTGTCATCGAAGATGTCCACAACATCCATGCCGGGCGTCGAGTAGATGGGTGTGTAGGAGGGCTTCGGCTCCTCTTTCTCCTCATCCATAAACGCGAGCATCTCGTCGACTCTACCGCATGCTCCGCCATCGCTTTTTGCGGAAGACGACACTTGGCCTTCGTCGCCTATTTCGACGGGAGGGAATCGAGGATCGCCTGCAGATCCATATCTTCACTGCACCCACGTCCTCCTCCTGCCCCGCGTCCTTCCCATTTGTCtcccccacctcctcctcctcctcctcccactccTCCTTCTCCGGATCCACCTCGTCCGGAGGTAGCCCAGCGGCGATATGGGTTTCGCGCCTTGCCTAGATCTGCTCAAACAGCTGCAGTCAGCGCTCCGACATTAGATACGAGTAGCTCCTTACCCGAAGGCGTGGGGGCATGACTAGTACTAGTGACGAATGCGCGAGTGGGAAGTGGTGGTGGCGGTGACGGACAGCATGGGAAAATGTGGCCGGTAGGGTTTCGGTGCCGGTGGCCGGCTTAAATAGCCGTCCCAGGGCACTACGTGGCCCACCGGAGTGGCGTCATGCGTTGACAAAGGAGACCAGCTTCAGATTGCCGGGTTTCGGAGTGTTTCCTGTGGAACCCGACCATCAGTCCGGACGTTTGAGGCCTATTTAAGATGGCTGGGGTCGGTTTTTTTGACCGGTCATTAACCGGGGCGTCCACCCAGCTGTATGAGAGAGGTTTGGGGTGCCGGGTTGTAGATGCTCCTATACTATTTCAGCTGGTCATCTTAGCCGATCAAAAATCCTTTTCTGTATATATTTTGTGGTTGTGTAATAGGTACTAGTACTCTGCTACGGGATTATGTGCTCCTCCACTtcaggccaactccaccgcacgaccccaaacggacgtccgCTTTGTCCGGATTTCGTCCGTTTGAGGTAGCAATGGGTAGCAAAACGGACATGCATGTCCGGCTCATGTTGGAGGCACCCAGCGCAGCTGACTACCCCAAAACGCCCGCCTGCACTTTGGCCCACGTCTGCGCCTCATCCGCCCACAAGCTCGCGCTCTCGCTCTCGCTGCGCCACATCAGTGCTCGCCGGGGTGTAGCAGCAACACCCGAGCTCGCCCGTGCGCCCGTACCTGCCCACCCGACTACCCGATCACGCCGCGCTCGCCGGCACAGATGCCGCAGCTGCTCGCCCCGTGCTTCGCCTGCTCGCCAGCGCGGAGGCTGCAGCAACAACCGCGCCCGCCCGCAGTCCACGCGCTCCGAGCCTTGCCGGGGCGATCGCCCACGCGCGAAGTTGCGGCACATGCAGCAGCGACGGCGGCTGGCTAacttagctagctagctagcacaCCCACGCCTGCTAGCACGCGCAGCTGTGGCCGCGCGTCCGCCTGCGCTCGCCGGCCCCGCCGTTGCCGAGCCTGCCGCGCATCCGCCTGCGCGCTAGCCTGCGCCGCCCAGCCCCGCCGTCGCCTAGCCCGTCGCGCCGAGCCTGCAGTAGCGCCGGCCCGTGCCTCCGCCTACCACCGCGCGCGCCCCCATTCCTGCGGGCGCCCTCGCCCGCACGCCGCGCCGGCCGCGCAGCAGCTCGCGCTCGCCCTCGTCCGCGCCCTCGCGCCGAAGCTCGCCCGCACGCCGCGCCGGCCGCCCAGCAGCTCGCGCTCGCCCTCGTCCGCCGTCCTCGCCCGCGCCCTCACGCCAAAGCTCGCCAGCTCGTCGCGACGGTCGCGCCGCACCTCGCCCTTGTCCGCCGCCCTCGCCGTCACGCCCGCAGCCGCGCGCACCGTCgtgccccgccgccgcgccctgcTGTGCACGCATGCCGCTGCGCACCGTCGCCGGGTGCGGCCTTGCCGTCGCCGGGGCCCCGCTCGCCTCGCTCGTGCTAGCCTGCGCATCCATGGCCCGGGGAAAaaaagagggggagagaggggatgGGTGGGCAGATGGGCCTTTTTAtttgtatgacaggtgggccacaCTGCACATGCAAGCGGACCGAGGCGGACGAGGAATGGCCAGAGAGTGTCCGTCTGTGTCTGCTTTGGTCTCAAAATGAGACCAActataatccatagataagtgAAACGGACACAAAACGGACGAAAAAATAAAATAGGGTCTGCCTCTGGATCGTCTGGTATGTCCGTTTTACCTCGACCGGACGCATCCAGATAAAATGGGGTCGCGCGCGGTGGAGGTGGCCTCACTGCGGTTGGGCAGAGGAAGAAGATACCCTGGAGAAGATGGCACAGGAAAACGACGACGCTGCAGCGACCAGCGGATCTCGCTTGTGACCACGTCCACGTACGCACTAGTACGCGCGAATAATCCGCGACCACAGTCATCTGGCGCGCGTCGAGCTAACCAGCAGTACAAAATCCCCCCCGGTGACGGCAGCGAAGCGATCCTCCACAGCAGAGGCACGCGgagccgtcgccgtcgccgtcgcctcccCGTGTCGCTAGCCGGCCATGGAGTAAGTAAGTAAGCAGAGCAGGGAGTAGTATATTACGCCAAGCCAAAGCTTGCCTGCCTCCCCGGCCGCGCTCACCAGCACGACACCGGCCGCGCACGCCAACGCAAGCCAAGGCGGCGGGTGGGCGGGAGCGCGCGCTTTTCTTGCACCGACTCGCGGCGTCGGATGCTCGTGGCCGCGCTGAGGCACATGCTGCGCCGCGTCCTCGCCGGCCTCCGCGCGCTGCACCCGCGCCCGCGCAGACGCCGGCAGGGCGGTGCTGGTGGTGGCGCTGGCGCTGCTGCCGGTGCCGGAGCGGCGACGGTGCCCAAGGCGCGCGTGACCGTGCGCCGGCTGGGCAGCAACGGCGGGAGCAGGAAGGCCGGCACCCCGCGCGGCGGTGCTGATGGGTCGGCGCCGGGGGAGGGACGGCAGCCGGTGACCATCCGCGTGGCGACGTTCAACGCGGCGCTGTTCTCCATGGCGCCCGCGGTGGCCGCAGTCCCTGAAGCGGGACCGGGAGCGGAGCGCGAGGCCGCGCGCCGGAGCGGCGCGGGCGCGGGCACGGGCGCGCGGCCGCGGCCCAAGGGGATCCTGAAGGCGCAGGCGAGCCTGCTGTCGCGGGCGCCGAGCAAGGCGCGCGTGTCCATCAACCTGCAGGACAACGAGATCTCCCTGGACCGGAGCGGGCGGCTGGTCGGCAGCCCGAGGGCCCGGAAGCCGCATCAGGTGATCGCGGGCGGGCTGGACGCGAGCCGGCGGCGGAGCGTGGAGGAGGTGCTGCGGGAGACGGGCGCCGACATCATCGGGCTGCAGAACGTGCGCGCCGAGGAGGAGCGCGGGATGCGGCCGCTGTCGGAGCTGGCGGGCGCGCTGGGCATGCGGTACGTGTTCGCGGAGAGCTGGGCGCCCGAGTACGGCAACGCCGTGCTCTCCCGCTGGCCCATCAAGCGCTGGAAGGCGCTCCGCGTCGCCGACCAGTCCGACTTCAGGTCAGTCAGTCCGTCAGTCGCCCTCCTACGGCGTCGCTCATTTCTGTTCCTGCATCGGATTCGGGGCTGCGGGTCACGTCGTGGTCCGGGCGAATGTTCCATCCTCTTCCACTGTAAACGAACGAACGAACCCACACCCGGCCCGCAGTCAAACGTCGCCAGTGCGCCGCATTAGTGCCCCGTCCTTGCGCCCGACCAGGGCTCGTGTGCCGCTGCCCATGCCAGGCCGGCGACTGTTGCCGGACAGCGGCGCCCGCTCGTCGGCGCCACCGGCGTGCTAGCCTAGCCCGTGTCCTTTTCGACCCAAGCAGCAGCATCTACTACTACCACTAGCTAGCTGCTCGTTTTCGCATGAACGTATGGTAGTTGTGCATTGCATGCGTTGCGTCCCCGGCCGGACCCCGCCCGGTCCGCCGTGCATTATTGCCGGTCGAAAGAAGCCTAAACAATCTCCATGGAAATTCCTGAGTTTCAGACATAACCTTAAAGCTTCTTCTCTTTTTTCTGCTCATTTTAGTATTGTTATTTCTCTCGTGGAAGCTTCTTGTTGCTTAGCCGGGCAGTGTCCCGGCTGACCCGTGTTCCGAGCCAAAAGCGGTACGTAGTAGGCACCGGGCTTCACCTGCCACTAGCGCGAGTCAACCCGAAACCCACGCCCGACAGGCAGCTAGATGCTTAGGGAGTAAGTATGACACATCTTGATCCACAACTTAGCTAAACTGCCTCTTTGTTTAGGGTTATTAGTTTAGTACCAAGCCATGGATTAGGTGAAACAGCTCCCTTGGCGCCTGGCaccacacacgcacacacactctttctctctctctctgcatTCAGCGTCCACAATCCAAGGGCAAACGGCCGGCTCCCGAGGGTCCATGCTTTTCTCTCTTCTCTTTGGTAGCTTTCCCCGTGACTGATCAACCGGAGTCCATGGTTAGAACGACGGTTAGGGTGCCGCGGCGTCGCCGTCGGCGAACAGTCCGGAGTAGCTGGGCAGGCCCTTTCCGGGCGACGGCGGCTTCAATTCGGATCCACGGACGGACAGCCACCCACGGCCATGCAAGGAGGCCACGACAAGTTATTGCACTgcgttttttgtttttgtttttgtgtCCGTGTGATATCGTGATCACGAAATCTCTAATTATATAATAATAATGGATCGAGAGCCGAACGTGCATAATTCCCCGGCCTCTGTTGCTGTCTGGGCTTGATCGAGCCCCTGTCACCGTTTTTTAATGCTGAATGGTTGTCGGGAAGGAGAAGTGGTGAAAAATTGAAGAGGTGTGATGGCGCGTGCAGGAACGTGCTGAGGGCCACGATCGAGGTGCCGCGGGCCGGGGAGGTGAACTTCCACTGCACGCACCTGGACCACCTCGACGAGAGCTGGCGGATGAAGCAGGTGGACGCCATGCTCCGCTCCGTCGACGGCCCCCACATCCTCGCCGGCGGCCTCAACGCGCTCGACGGCACCGACTACTCCGCCGACAGATGGGCCGACATCGTCAAGGTCTTCAGTCTTCTCCGAATGGTTTCGAAACCTTGGACATTACGAGGCAATTCTGATGATCTTTGGTGTTGCATTTTGCAGTACTACGAGGAGATCGGCAAGCCGACGCCCAAGGTGGAGGTGATGAAGTACCTCAAGGGGAAGCAGTACGTGGACGCCAAGGATTTCGCCGGAGAGTGCGAGGCCGTGGTGGTCGTGGCCAAAGGCCAGGGTAAGACTGACTGACATGCCACGTTTTTATAAGGCACTGTTAACAATGTCTGCTGTGTTACTCTGGTACTGAAATTACACTGAACTGAATCTCCAGACGTGCAAGGGACGTGCAAGTACGGCACGAGGGTGGACTACATTCTGGCGTCGCCGAACTCCCCCTACAAGTTCGTGCCGGGTTCCTACACGGTCGTCTCCTCCAAGGGGACGTCGGACCACCACATCGTCCGGGTCGACGTCGCGATAGTGCCGGACACCAGGGACGCGGACGAGCAGGCCGCCGGGGGCCGGAAGCAGAGGGTGGTGAAGATGAGCAAGAAGGGGCCCAGAAAAGGGATATGGGCGGCTAAATGATGATGATACTCTGTGTTATTTGCTGGAGTCCTTCTCTAGTACGTacattctttttcttttttacCTGTTTTGCCATTGTTGGTAGAGGCGATGTTGGTTGCTTTCAATTCAATTGTGTATACGGCTGGGATGGCTAGTGGTTGAAGTGGGGCTGAAGAATGTGATGTATAAGTAACCAGGAGGTGGAAGGAAGCAATGTATTTTTGGGATGGCTTCCATGCCGCTGTTGCCTGCTGCCTTGCCTTGGCCCTGTTTTCACATTCGGGGTGGCTTCGGGTGGGCAGTCCCTGTTGCCTGAATTACAATTTACAAACCAGAAGTGGATGCAGCACAAAGAGCTGGCAAACTGTGCCGATCGTCTACCGAAATGTACACCAGCCTGAAGAATCTAGAGcaaaaaaattaaataaaaacTTCAACTTCAGTACTACAGTCTTTGCTTCACCATTGTTTTGAGGGAACAGTACACGACGAAGCCAACTTTTTACtctccgtcccaaaatataagaatgtttttaaCAGTACATCAGTGTAAAAAAACGTTTTTATATTATGAAACGGAGGAGTATCATCGAAACAGCAGGTGGCACAGCACCTGCTTTGTTTCATAACAAGAGCCGTCTCCATCCTCACCGGTGAGCCATAGCTCCTATACGTTATCCGGATAGGGCCAGTGGACTCATTCTGTTCTTCTGATAAGATAAACAAAACGAGAGAAAAACACAGCAGATGTGCTCTACTGCTGGCTGCGAGGTGTTATGGCTGACGCCGACGGCTCGCAGCTACTGGATCGATACGGCCCACCGTACCGTACCGGCTGATGTACACGGTGCTATGCTACACCCAGCAGAGCAGTACGTACGTACCATGCATGCATGGACGGACAGCAAGGTCCCGACCGTATGTATAATCATGGGTCGATGTATCCCAACCACCGTGAGAACTGTCCAACTGTGGATCACGAACGTGCATGGCCGGGCGCGCGCGTATGTGGCCCTCGCGCCTGAGGGGTGCCGATCACCTGTATTGCCATGCGGACGAGCTGAGGCCTGAGGGTGATGGATGCTGGCTAGTAATTAGATGCAACCGTTGGTTCCGGATGCTGACATGATCCCAGCAACTTAAGTATTCCTTCCGTttcgaattacttgtcttggatttgtctagatacgaatgtatctagactcattttagtgctaaacatctccgtatctagacaaatctaagacaagtaattcggaacggagggaatAAGAATCTGGGAAAATCAGGGGAAATCACTGGTTAATACTTACAAGGAAACGAGTGGTTTGCTAATTTGTTTTGTTGCTTCCACATCGTATCACTCCCTGGAAAATTCACTGTAAGATGGATGTTACTGCTGATGGCAATTTTCACTGTTGAATCTTTCTATGTAAAAATGATGTTAAGCAATGTGCATTTTCCTCATAAGTTTTTGTGGGAAGTAAAGATTTCTGCCAAGATCCATGGGCTGATATATCCTTTTGTATTAGGCATATTTTCCACACAAAAATCAGCTGAAAGCAATTACTCTCTTtatttttatatacaaggccactatggAATATAGATtctgcatctatacaaggccaccaATAGTAATCAAGGCAAAGTTAATGATATTTTCTCGTACTAACAACCtgtttaatacttgcatgcatgtAGTCATAATGACAATCAGCTACTTCCTCCACTCAGCTTCTTTGAGTGCATGCAGAGTATTAATGATCCCAGTAAACAAGAAGAAAAGTTGACTTGTAAAGCACACATTAAATTTTACATTGGTACCTGTAATCcaagtttgtggccttgtatacaaaaatgaaGGGAATATGTTTGACCCCCTCCAACCCATGCCCACCCATGATTTGGGTTCAAGCTCTGTCACAGCCTCGAGGGAAGTAATAcaatccaaatttattgattcgacaaaGGAAAATCGAAGAATATTTATAAGGTTTAGTAATTGAGTTATTGATTCAACCAGACATGAGACAAGTACTTGCTTGCAAGAATTATTAGTAGCAATGACAATATGGTGAATGGAGTGGTTTACGTAACAAAGCAGTTTCACATCAACAAAATACCCGACATTTGCCCAGTGGCGGATCCAAGACCCaggtcggggggggggggggctgagCAATATGTTAATTGAGTATCTCATTAATCTTACGTGACTACACTTGCAAACATAAAGCAGTACATAGACATCAACGTTATCAAGATGGTGACTAGGCACAACATTTAAAAGTGGAAGAATTACATACCCATTCTACGCCTCTTTAACTACTACAAAATGCATGTTGCACCAATAATGATTGCTAGGTTCTTACTGAGTTGGTGCTTGAGAGATTGTGAATTGACTCAACATAAAAATAAAACACAGGCCTTTCACAGATGGAACCAGGGAGTGTAATGCGCTTAATTTTGTGAAAATGGCACACTTGCGATGCCGGAGTTTCGTAAGTTATTTTGAGTGTTTAATGAGTCGGGAGAATATTTTCAGGACCCTCTTTGTAATGGTCTCAGAACATCAAACTTATTATTTTTAGCCTTTCGGCTTTGTAGCTTTGAAGTTTTGTTTGGAGCTCTCATTTTTTGGTTTATTTAAATTGCATAACAGCCATTACAGAGAGGGTAGAAACCCGTACTTCCCAAACCTTAAAAACT contains:
- the LOC125535993 gene encoding uncharacterized protein LOC125535993; the encoded protein is MLVAALRHMLRRVLAGLRALHPRPRRRRQGGAGGGAGAAAGAGAATVPKARVTVRRLGSNGGSRKAGTPRGGADGSAPGEGRQPVTIRVATFNAALFSMAPAVAAVPEAGPGAEREAARRSGAGAGTGARPRPKGILKAQASLLSRAPSKARVSINLQDNEISLDRSGRLVGSPRARKPHQVIAGGLDASRRRSVEEVLRETGADIIGLQNVRAEEERGMRPLSELAGALGMRYVFAESWAPEYGNAVLSRWPIKRWKALRVADQSDFRNVLRATIEVPRAGEVNFHCTHLDHLDESWRMKQVDAMLRSVDGPHILAGGLNALDGTDYSADRWADIVKYYEEIGKPTPKVEVMKYLKGKQYVDAKDFAGECEAVVVVAKGQDVQGTCKYGTRVDYILASPNSPYKFVPGSYTVVSSKGTSDHHIVRVDVAIVPDTRDADEQAAGGRKQRVVKMSKKGPRKGIWAAK